The Streptomyces cynarae genome contains a region encoding:
- a CDS encoding YigZ family protein — MQDEYRTVARAGVHETEVNRSRFLCALAPAATEEEAQDFIAGVRKEHADATHNCYAYVIGADAAVQKASDDGEPGGTAGVPMLQMLLRRDMRYVVAVVTRYYGGVKLGAGGLIRAYGGAVGEALDALGTLTRRRFRLATVTVDHQRAGKVQNDLRATGRDVRDVRYGENVTIEVGLPEADVEAFRAWLADVTAGTARLELGGEAYGDA; from the coding sequence ATGCAGGACGAGTACCGCACAGTCGCCCGCGCGGGCGTGCACGAGACCGAGGTCAACCGCTCCCGTTTCCTGTGCGCGCTCGCCCCGGCCGCCACCGAGGAGGAGGCGCAGGACTTCATCGCGGGCGTCCGCAAGGAGCACGCCGACGCCACCCACAACTGCTACGCGTACGTCATCGGCGCCGACGCCGCCGTCCAGAAGGCGAGCGACGACGGTGAACCGGGCGGCACCGCGGGCGTCCCCATGCTCCAGATGCTGCTGCGTCGCGACATGCGGTACGTCGTCGCCGTCGTCACCCGCTACTACGGCGGCGTGAAGCTGGGCGCGGGCGGGCTCATCAGGGCGTACGGGGGAGCGGTCGGCGAGGCGCTGGACGCGCTCGGCACCCTCACCCGCCGCCGCTTCCGGCTCGCCACGGTGACGGTCGACCACCAGCGCGCGGGCAAGGTGCAGAACGACCTGCGCGCGACCGGCCGCGACGTGCGGGACGTGCGCTACGGCGAGAACGTCACCATCGAGGTCGGGCTGCCGGAGGCCGACGTCGAGGCGTTCCGCGCGTGGCTCGCCGATGTGACGGCGGGCACGGCCCGCTTGGAGCTGGGCGGAGAGGCGTACGGGGACGCATGA
- a CDS encoding exonuclease SbcCD subunit D: MRLLHTSDWHLGRAFHRVNMLDAQAAFIANLVTTVRERGVDAVVVSGDVYDRAVPPLAAVELFDDALHRLADLGVPTVMISGNHDSARRLGVGAGLIGRAGIHLRTEPAACGTPVVLGDAHGDVAFYGLPYLEPALVKDEFAVEKAGHEAVLAAAMDRVRADLDTRAPGTRSVVLAHAFVTGGEPSDSERDITVGGVAAVPAGVFDGVDYVALGHLHGSQTITERVRYSGSPLPYSFSEAGHRKSMWLVDLGADGSVAAERVDCPVPRPLARLRGHLEHLLADPELARHEEAWVEATLTDPVRPAEPMARLTERFPHTLSLVFDPERAPEDSGVSYARRLAGRSDQQIAEDFVAHVRGAGPDERERAVLREAFDAVRADQAVREGAR; the protein is encoded by the coding sequence ATGAGGCTGCTGCACACTTCCGACTGGCATCTGGGCCGGGCGTTCCACCGGGTGAACATGCTCGACGCCCAGGCCGCGTTCATCGCCAACCTCGTCACCACCGTGCGCGAGCGCGGTGTGGACGCGGTCGTGGTGTCGGGAGACGTGTACGACCGGGCGGTGCCGCCGCTCGCCGCGGTCGAGCTGTTCGACGACGCCCTGCACCGCCTCGCCGACCTCGGCGTGCCCACGGTGATGATCTCCGGGAACCACGACTCGGCGCGCCGCCTGGGCGTCGGCGCCGGCCTCATCGGCCGCGCGGGCATCCATCTGCGGACCGAGCCCGCGGCCTGCGGAACCCCGGTCGTGCTGGGCGACGCGCACGGGGACGTGGCCTTCTACGGCCTGCCGTATCTCGAACCGGCCCTGGTCAAGGACGAGTTCGCGGTCGAGAAGGCGGGCCACGAGGCGGTGCTCGCGGCCGCCATGGACCGGGTCCGCGCCGACCTGGACACGCGCGCCCCGGGCACCCGCTCCGTCGTCCTCGCCCACGCCTTCGTCACCGGGGGCGAACCCAGCGACAGCGAGCGGGACATCACGGTAGGCGGGGTCGCCGCGGTGCCGGCCGGCGTCTTCGACGGCGTGGACTACGTGGCGCTGGGCCATCTGCACGGCAGCCAGACCATCACCGAGCGCGTGCGCTACTCGGGCTCCCCGCTGCCGTACTCCTTCTCGGAGGCCGGCCACCGCAAGAGCATGTGGCTCGTCGACCTCGGCGCCGACGGCTCGGTCGCGGCGGAGCGCGTCGACTGCCCGGTGCCGCGGCCCCTCGCCCGGCTCCGCGGCCATCTGGAGCACCTGCTCGCCGACCCGGAGCTGGCGCGGCACGAGGAGGCGTGGGTGGAGGCCACGCTCACCGACCCGGTGCGGCCCGCCGAGCCCATGGCCCGGCTGACCGAGCGCTTCCCGCACACCCTCAGCCTCGTCTTCGACCCCGAGCGTGCCCCCGAGGACTCCGGCGTGTCGTACGCGCGCAGGCTGGCGGGCCGCTCCGACCAGCAGATCGCGGAGGACTTCGTGGCGCATGTGCGCGGGGCGGGACCCGACGAGCGCGAACGGGCCGTGCTGCGGGAGGCGTTCGACGCGGTGCGCGCAGACCAGGCGGTCCGGGAGGGCGCCCGGTGA